The following coding sequences are from one Arctopsyche grandis isolate Sample6627 unplaced genomic scaffold, ASM5162203v2 HiC_scaffold_605, whole genome shotgun sequence window:
- the LOC143922168 gene encoding uncharacterized protein LOC143922168: MLFSKETIKSYAESRGIPNIDEDGLRILGQDLEYRIKEVCQEASKFMLASHRTKLNIGDVNNALSSRNVEPLFGYDSNETLVFRGLPSNVYYVPDDEIDLEEFLEKPLPKIPLKPYVQSHWLAIEGVQLAIQQNPVLIEKPVIKQDSLTCYQEELELKQQNRHLLTKELSMYFEKILQTIETDPEIAITCLLNETGIQQLVPYFLHHFKLEMRKGEPDSPSLSVILKMYGSLLNNKYIFIDPYLHEILPPLLSCVIGKNVSENCRADASNSVKYIYETFGLKYKSLAPRIINFLIKAWTDNTKPENVQFGALLCLSKLSDRAAQEYIIPNIPKYTSNIQSVQDLIKKIVDSEK, translated from the coding sequence ATGCTTTTTTCTAAAGAAACTATTAAATCATATGCAGAATCTAGGGGAATCCCAAATATAGATGAAGATGGATTAAGAATACTCGGACAAGATCTTGAATATAGAATCAAAGAAGTTTGTCAAGAGGCATCTAAGTTTATGTTAGCCTCACATAGAACAAAGTTGAACATTGGGGATGTAAATAATGCTTTAAGTAGTAGAAATGTAGAGCCATTGTTTGGATACGACTCAAATGAAACATTGGTTTTTCGAGGTCTCCCTTCAAATGTTTATTATGTCCCAGATGATGAAATAGATCTTGAAGAATTTTTAGAGAAACCACTTCCTAAAATACCACTTAAGCCATATGTTCAGAGTCATTGGCTTGCTATAGAAGGTGTACAACTTGCCATACAACAAAATCCAGTGCTTATTGAGAAGCCTGTGATAAAACAAGATAGTTTGACATGTTATCAAGAAGAATTAGAACTTAAACAGCAAAACAGGCATCTTTTAACAAAAGAACTTtctatgtattttgaaaaaattttacaGACTATTGAAACAGATCCAGAAATAGCAATAACATGTTTATTAAATGAGACTGGAATTCAGCAACTCGTCCCATATTTTCTTCATCATTTTAAACTGGAGATGAGAAAAGGGGAGCCTGATTCACCTTCACTTtctgttattttaaaaatgtacggGAGTCTACtaaataacaaatatatttttattgatccTTATTTGCATGAAATTTTACCCCCGTTACTTTCTTGTGTTATTGGAAAAAACGTATCAGAAAACTGTAGAGCTGATGCTTCGAACtcagtaaaatatatttacgagACTTTCggattaaaatataaaagccTTGCACCaagaattataaattttctaatAAAAGCATGGACGGATAATACTAAGCCCGAAAATGTACAATTTGGTGCTCTTTTATGTCTTAGTAAATTATCTGATCGTGCAGCACAAGAATATATAATTCCAAATATTCCTAAGTACACGTCAAACATACAAAGTGTTCAAGATCTAATAAAAAAGATAGTCGATTCAGAAAAATAA